In Manis pentadactyla isolate mManPen7 chromosome 11, mManPen7.hap1, whole genome shotgun sequence, one DNA window encodes the following:
- the ALDH6A1 gene encoding methylmalonate-semialdehyde dehydrogenase [acylating], mitochondrial isoform X3 — MDAAVASCKRAFPIWADTSVLSRQQVLLRYQQLIKENLKEIARLITLEQGKTLADAEGDVFRGLQVVEHACSVTSLILGETMPSITKDMDLFSYRLPLGVCAGIAPFNFPAMIPLWMFPMAMVCGNTFLMKPSERVPGATMLLAKLLQDSGAPDGTLNIIHGQHEAVNFICDHPDIKAISFVGSNQAGEYIFERGSRHGKRVQANMGAKNHGVVMPDANKENTLNQLVGAAFGAAGQRCMALSTAILVGEAKKWLPELVERAKNLRVNAGDQPGADLGPLISPQAKERVCNLIDSGTQEGASILLDGRKIKVKGYENGNFVGPTIISNVKPNMTCYKEEIFGPVLVVLEADTLDEAIKIVNNNPYGNGTAIFTTNGATARKYSHLVDIGQVGVNVPIPVPLPMFSFTGSRSSFRGDTNFYGKQGIQFYTQLKTITSQWKEEDATLSSPAVVMPTMGR, encoded by the exons ATGGATGCAGCCGTTGCTTCCTGCAAACGTGCTTTTCCCATCTGGGCAGACACTTCAGTATTAAGCCGCCAGCAGGTCCTGCTCCGCTATCAACAACTCATTAAAGAAAACTTG AAAGAAATTGCCAGGTTGATCACACTGGAACAAGGGAAGACCCTAGCAGATGCCGAAGGAGATGTATTTCGAGGCCTTC AGGTGGTCGAGCATGCCTGCAGTGTGACATCCCTCATACTGGGAGAGACCATGCCATCCATCACCAAGGACATGGACCTTTTCTCCTACCGTTTGCCTCTGGGGGTGTGTGCAGGCATTGCTCCATTCAATTTTCCTGCCATGATCCCACTTTGGATGTTTCCCATGGCCATGGTGTGTGGAAATACCTTCCTAATGAAGCCATCAGAGCGAGTCCCTGGAGCCACTATGCTTCTTGCGAAGTTGCTCCAGGACTCTGGTGCCCCTGATGGAACACTGAACATCATTCATGGACAACACGAAG ctgTAAACTTCATTTGTGATCATCCGGATATCAAAGCAATCAGCTTTGTGGGATCTAACCAGGCAGGAGAGTACATCTTCGAAAGAGGGTCAAGACATGGCAAGAGAGTTCAAGCCAACATG GGAGCCAAGAACCATGGGGTAGTCATGCCAGATGCCAATAAGGAAAATACCCTGAACCAGCTGGTTGGGGCAGCATTTGGAGCTGCTGGTCAGCGCTGCATGGCTCTTTCAACAGCAATCCTTGTGGGAGAAGCTAAGAAGTGGCTGCCAGAGCTGGTGGAGCGGGCCAAAAACCTGAGAGTCAATGCAG GAGACCAGCCTGGAGCTGATCTTGGTCCTCTAATCAGCCCCCAGGCAAAAGAACGAGTCTGTAATCTGATTGATAGTGGAACACAGGAGGGAGCTTCAATCCTTCTTGATGGTCGAAAAATTAAAGTCAAAGGCTATGAAAATGGCAACTTTGTTGGACCAACCATCATCTCAAATGTCAAG CCAAATATGACCTGTTACAAAGAAGAGATTTTTGGCCCAGTTCTTGTGGTTCTGGAGGCAGACACTTTGGATGAAGCCATCAAGATTGTAAATAACAACCCATATGGAAATGGAACTGCCATTTTCACCACCAATGGAGCCACTGCTCGGAAATATTCCCACCTGGTGGATATTGGGCAG GTGGGGGTGAATGTCCCCATTCCAGTGCCTTTGCCAATGTTCTCATTCACCGGCTCTCGATCTTCCTTCAGGGGAGACACCAACTTCTATGGCAAACAG
- the ALDH6A1 gene encoding methylmalonate-semialdehyde dehydrogenase [acylating], mitochondrial isoform X2, producing the protein MAVSAVRIRILQVSSKVSSTWCPASSFSSSSVPTVKLFIDGEFVESKSEKWIDIHNPATNEVIGRVPQATKAEMDAAVASCKRAFPIWADTSVLSRQQVLLRYQQLIKENLKEIARLITLEQGKTLADAEGDVFRGLQVVEHACSVTSLILGETMPSITKDMDLFSYRLPLGVCAGIAPFNFPAMIPLWMFPMAMVCGNTFLMKPSERVPGATMLLAKLLQDSGAPDGTLNIIHGQHEAVNFICDHPDIKAISFVGSNQAGEYIFERGSRHGKRVQANMGAKNHGVVMPDANKENTLNQLVGAAFGAAGQRCMALSTAILVGEAKKWLPELVERAKNLRVNAGDQPGADLGPLISPQAKERVCNLIDSGTQEGASILLDGRKIKVKGYENGNFVGPTIISNVKPNMTCYKEEIFGPVLVVLEADTLDEAIKIVNNNPYGNGTAIFTTNGATARKYSHLVDIGQGIQFYTQLKTITSQWKEEDATLSSPAVVMPTMGR; encoded by the exons ATGGCGGTGTCGGCAGTGCGGATCCGGATCCTGCAG gtctcttccaaggtgaGCTCCACCTGGTGTCCAGCTTCttcattctcttcttcctcagtg ccAACTGTAAAGCTCTTCATTGATGGGGAATTTGTTGAATCCAAAAGTGAGAAATGGATCGACATCCACAACCCA GCCACCAATGAGGTCATTGGTCGGGTTCCTCAGGCCACCAAGGCTGAAATGGATGCAGCCGTTGCTTCCTGCAAACGTGCTTTTCCCATCTGGGCAGACACTTCAGTATTAAGCCGCCAGCAGGTCCTGCTCCGCTATCAACAACTCATTAAAGAAAACTTG AAAGAAATTGCCAGGTTGATCACACTGGAACAAGGGAAGACCCTAGCAGATGCCGAAGGAGATGTATTTCGAGGCCTTC AGGTGGTCGAGCATGCCTGCAGTGTGACATCCCTCATACTGGGAGAGACCATGCCATCCATCACCAAGGACATGGACCTTTTCTCCTACCGTTTGCCTCTGGGGGTGTGTGCAGGCATTGCTCCATTCAATTTTCCTGCCATGATCCCACTTTGGATGTTTCCCATGGCCATGGTGTGTGGAAATACCTTCCTAATGAAGCCATCAGAGCGAGTCCCTGGAGCCACTATGCTTCTTGCGAAGTTGCTCCAGGACTCTGGTGCCCCTGATGGAACACTGAACATCATTCATGGACAACACGAAG ctgTAAACTTCATTTGTGATCATCCGGATATCAAAGCAATCAGCTTTGTGGGATCTAACCAGGCAGGAGAGTACATCTTCGAAAGAGGGTCAAGACATGGCAAGAGAGTTCAAGCCAACATG GGAGCCAAGAACCATGGGGTAGTCATGCCAGATGCCAATAAGGAAAATACCCTGAACCAGCTGGTTGGGGCAGCATTTGGAGCTGCTGGTCAGCGCTGCATGGCTCTTTCAACAGCAATCCTTGTGGGAGAAGCTAAGAAGTGGCTGCCAGAGCTGGTGGAGCGGGCCAAAAACCTGAGAGTCAATGCAG GAGACCAGCCTGGAGCTGATCTTGGTCCTCTAATCAGCCCCCAGGCAAAAGAACGAGTCTGTAATCTGATTGATAGTGGAACACAGGAGGGAGCTTCAATCCTTCTTGATGGTCGAAAAATTAAAGTCAAAGGCTATGAAAATGGCAACTTTGTTGGACCAACCATCATCTCAAATGTCAAG CCAAATATGACCTGTTACAAAGAAGAGATTTTTGGCCCAGTTCTTGTGGTTCTGGAGGCAGACACTTTGGATGAAGCCATCAAGATTGTAAATAACAACCCATATGGAAATGGAACTGCCATTTTCACCACCAATGGAGCCACTGCTCGGAAATATTCCCACCTGGTGGATATTGGGCAG
- the ALDH6A1 gene encoding methylmalonate-semialdehyde dehydrogenase [acylating], mitochondrial isoform X1 has product MAVSAVRIRILQVSSKVSSTWCPASSFSSSSVPTVKLFIDGEFVESKSEKWIDIHNPATNEVIGRVPQATKAEMDAAVASCKRAFPIWADTSVLSRQQVLLRYQQLIKENLKEIARLITLEQGKTLADAEGDVFRGLQVVEHACSVTSLILGETMPSITKDMDLFSYRLPLGVCAGIAPFNFPAMIPLWMFPMAMVCGNTFLMKPSERVPGATMLLAKLLQDSGAPDGTLNIIHGQHEAVNFICDHPDIKAISFVGSNQAGEYIFERGSRHGKRVQANMGAKNHGVVMPDANKENTLNQLVGAAFGAAGQRCMALSTAILVGEAKKWLPELVERAKNLRVNAGDQPGADLGPLISPQAKERVCNLIDSGTQEGASILLDGRKIKVKGYENGNFVGPTIISNVKPNMTCYKEEIFGPVLVVLEADTLDEAIKIVNNNPYGNGTAIFTTNGATARKYSHLVDIGQVGVNVPIPVPLPMFSFTGSRSSFRGDTNFYGKQGIQFYTQLKTITSQWKEEDATLSSPAVVMPTMGR; this is encoded by the exons ATGGCGGTGTCGGCAGTGCGGATCCGGATCCTGCAG gtctcttccaaggtgaGCTCCACCTGGTGTCCAGCTTCttcattctcttcttcctcagtg ccAACTGTAAAGCTCTTCATTGATGGGGAATTTGTTGAATCCAAAAGTGAGAAATGGATCGACATCCACAACCCA GCCACCAATGAGGTCATTGGTCGGGTTCCTCAGGCCACCAAGGCTGAAATGGATGCAGCCGTTGCTTCCTGCAAACGTGCTTTTCCCATCTGGGCAGACACTTCAGTATTAAGCCGCCAGCAGGTCCTGCTCCGCTATCAACAACTCATTAAAGAAAACTTG AAAGAAATTGCCAGGTTGATCACACTGGAACAAGGGAAGACCCTAGCAGATGCCGAAGGAGATGTATTTCGAGGCCTTC AGGTGGTCGAGCATGCCTGCAGTGTGACATCCCTCATACTGGGAGAGACCATGCCATCCATCACCAAGGACATGGACCTTTTCTCCTACCGTTTGCCTCTGGGGGTGTGTGCAGGCATTGCTCCATTCAATTTTCCTGCCATGATCCCACTTTGGATGTTTCCCATGGCCATGGTGTGTGGAAATACCTTCCTAATGAAGCCATCAGAGCGAGTCCCTGGAGCCACTATGCTTCTTGCGAAGTTGCTCCAGGACTCTGGTGCCCCTGATGGAACACTGAACATCATTCATGGACAACACGAAG ctgTAAACTTCATTTGTGATCATCCGGATATCAAAGCAATCAGCTTTGTGGGATCTAACCAGGCAGGAGAGTACATCTTCGAAAGAGGGTCAAGACATGGCAAGAGAGTTCAAGCCAACATG GGAGCCAAGAACCATGGGGTAGTCATGCCAGATGCCAATAAGGAAAATACCCTGAACCAGCTGGTTGGGGCAGCATTTGGAGCTGCTGGTCAGCGCTGCATGGCTCTTTCAACAGCAATCCTTGTGGGAGAAGCTAAGAAGTGGCTGCCAGAGCTGGTGGAGCGGGCCAAAAACCTGAGAGTCAATGCAG GAGACCAGCCTGGAGCTGATCTTGGTCCTCTAATCAGCCCCCAGGCAAAAGAACGAGTCTGTAATCTGATTGATAGTGGAACACAGGAGGGAGCTTCAATCCTTCTTGATGGTCGAAAAATTAAAGTCAAAGGCTATGAAAATGGCAACTTTGTTGGACCAACCATCATCTCAAATGTCAAG CCAAATATGACCTGTTACAAAGAAGAGATTTTTGGCCCAGTTCTTGTGGTTCTGGAGGCAGACACTTTGGATGAAGCCATCAAGATTGTAAATAACAACCCATATGGAAATGGAACTGCCATTTTCACCACCAATGGAGCCACTGCTCGGAAATATTCCCACCTGGTGGATATTGGGCAG GTGGGGGTGAATGTCCCCATTCCAGTGCCTTTGCCAATGTTCTCATTCACCGGCTCTCGATCTTCCTTCAGGGGAGACACCAACTTCTATGGCAAACAG